In Planctobacterium marinum, the DNA window ATTGCGTCGTGGCTCCCGTTGGTATATGCGTCATGGTAAGAAGGGACAGGCGCTACAAACCTGTATTGATAGCTACACTAAAACCTTTGTCAATGTCAGTGAGAATCTGAAATCTTATCTTGTTCCTTCGGAATACAAGCAATTGCAGGCGAACATTGATAACTACGTAAATGCGGGTGTGCCAGAAACGATTGCCACCAGAGTAGCAAGCTTAGGTAACCTGTTCTCAAGTCTGGATTTGGCGCAAATCGTTGCTGAGCAAGATAAAGATACCGCATTGATTGCGCGACTTTACTACCTGCTGGGCTCAGAGTTGGAGTTACATTGGTTCCTTGATCAGATCAACAAGCAAACGGTTTCCAATCATTGGCAGGCGCTTGCACGTTCTTCTTATCGCGAGGAGCTGGACTGGCAACAACGGTTATTAACGGTTGGTATTCTAAATAACGCCACAGAAAGTACCGATGTTCAGGAAATTCTAGATAAATGGATTAAAGAGCACCAATTCTTGTTAGAACGCTGGTATCATATGATGGCCGAGTTTAAAACAAGTAGTACTCATGAGTTTGCTAAGTTCTCTGTTGCATTGCGAGAGCTGGGCTTGTTGAGTTTAAACTGCGATTAATTCTATCAGTATTAGAAAAACCCGGTGATGACCGGGTTTTTTATTTTTTAGGGATACGTAATGTATTGGTTAGCACAGAAGTTGCTGTTTAATCTAGACGCTGAAGTTAGTCACGATCTCACTATTAATTTTCTCAAGCGCTCGCAAAATACTCCATTGCAAGGTTTGTATCAGCAATCCGTTGCCAACAAACCCTGCCAGTTTGTCGGTCTGGACTTGCCCAACCCTTTGGGCTTAGCTGCTGGGCTGGATAAAAATGGCGAATGTATTGATGCCTTTGCCGCCATGGGATTTGGTTTTATTGAAGTGGGGACGGTCACGCCTAAACCACAGGCTGGTAACGACAAACCCCGCTTATTTCGACTTAAAGATGCACAGGCCATCATTAATCGCATGGGCTTCAATAATAAAGGTGTGGATTACCTTGTGGAGCAAGTTAAGCAAGCACAATACAAGGGCGTTTTGGGCATCAATATTGGTAAAAACAAAGTTACGCCAGAAGAGCAAGCTCTGGATGATTACTTGATATGTATGCGCAAAGTGTATGAGCATGCCAGCTACATTACGATTAATATTTCGTCTCCTAACACCCCCGGATTGCGCAACTTGCAATATGGTGAAGCGCTGGAAGCTTTGTTGGCAGGCATTAAGACAGAGCAACAAGTACTACGGGATAAGCACGGTAAACAGGTTCCTGTTTTAGTAAAAATAGCGCCTGATCTGACTAACGAAGAGATTCTTGGCATTGCCGACTCACTGAAAAAATCCCAGGTAGAAGGGGTGATTGCAACCAATACCACCATCACTCGAGAAGGCGTCGAGGGATTGCGCTGGGCTAAAGAAGCTGGAGGTTTGAGCGGCAGCCCGTTAACTCAAAAAAGTCAGAGTGTGACAGAACAGTTGGCAGAAGCGTTGGCAGGTGAAATACCCATAATGGGCGTCGGAGGAATCGACTCTGCTGATGCCGCAAAAAATCGTCTGGCGGCTGGTGCACAGGTTCTACAAGTGTATTCCTCATTTATTTATCAAGGTCCACAGCTGATTAAAGACATTGTTGAAGGTATTTAAAGGGTGACATTTCCCATCCCGGACTCCAGGTGGCATTGGTTGGTGCAGGATGCGACGTCTGAGCTTGTCTTGGATGTTGGTGATGGCCAGCCCATTGCTACTGCAATTAGTTGTCGCCATTTAAGGGATAAGGGGTTACAGACAGCTTCTTTTTCTGTGGCTCAAACTCAGCTTTATATGGAGCTACTGGAAAATCCTGCGTTAACACCTCTACAAGAAAATGATGGCTTTGCATTTTTGATCCTTATTAATGCCATCGCTGCAGCTTTTTTCCATAAAGAAGTCGCCGCCAAAAATTGGCATTATCAAGTGAATGCGTTGTCGAAGCAGACTTTTGCTGCCCATGAATTAGCGGCGGTGGAGAGTAAATATGCTCAATGTGATGTACTATTACTGTCACAACACGGCGCTTTTTTTAATTGTTTGTTGTTACAAGCTTTGCAATTAGACGAGCAAAAACACTTGCCTATGTTTACATTGATAAAAGTGAGTGATGACAGATTATTTGATTTCTCAGGCCAATGCCTGACACAGTTTGGATAAGCATACTTTCATGCACAAAATATTAATTACCTCCGCACTGGGCCTTGAAGACTTATTGGTGACAGAAATACAAGGTTTGTTACCCCACCTCGAATGCCAGAAAAAGCCGGGTCAGGTATTAACCGCAGCCGAATTGCAAGATATCTATACTTTGTGTTTATGGTCGCGATTGGCTAACCGGGTTCTATTGCAGCTTACCTATGGCAAAATTGAAACTGGGGACGACCTGTATCGGCTGGCCAGTGAAGTTGACTGGAGCAAGCATTTCGGCTTGCGCGACACCTTTGCCGTGGATTTTTATGGCAGTAATAAAGAGATTAGAAATACCCAATTTGGCGCCTTAAAAATTAAGGATGCCATCGTGGATAAATTTCTGGAAACCCAGTCGGTCCGTCCAAATGTCGATAAAAACAACCCCGACATTCGCATTCAAGGTCGTATTCATCGAGACAATGCCGCTATCTACCTGGATATGTCTGGCGGTAGTTTGCATCTGCGCCACTACCGGCAAGAAACCGGCCCAGCACCTATCAGAGAAAACCTGGCGTTTGCTATGTTAATGCGCAGCGGCTGGACCCAAAACACAGAACAACCTTTGTGCGATCCTATGTGCGGCTCTGGTACGATTGCTATTGAAGCCGCTTTGTACAAGGCAAATATTGCGCCCGGACTACAACGCAAACGCTGGGGCTTTAGCCATTGGCTTAAGCACAATGACGCACAATGGAAAGTTATCCAGAGTACCGCTCTAAAGCGCCAAAAATCTCCTTCAATTGGGATCTACGCCGGAGAGATTAGCCATAAACTCATCAGTATTGCGAAACAAAACGCAAAGGCTGCTGGGGTGGATGAGTTTATTCAGTTTACCCATAAAGACGCTACTGAATATGTGCCTGCTTGCGACAAACCGGGCTACTTAGTGAGTAACCCTCCTTATGGCGAACGCTTGAGTGATTTCAACCGTTTACTACCTATCTTTCAGCAGTGGGGCACTTGGTTAAAACAGCACTATGCGAATTGGCATCTGGCATTGTTAACTTCCAACCGCGAATTGTTAAAACAAATGAAACTCGCGTCATCCCGCAGCTATAAGCTGAAAAACGCCAACCTGGATTGTGAGCTAGTGCTGTTCCATATGGTGGACAGGAATCTGGCTGAGTTGCAACACGAGGCGAAACTGGATGGTGATTTTGCCAATCGCTTAAAGAAAAATTGGGACAAAACCAAGCGTTGGCTGAAAAAGCAAAATACTGAATGCTACCGTATATATGACGCTGATCTACCCGAATACAATGTCGCGATAGACAGGTATGGTGACGGCCTGGTTATTCAGGAGTACGCTGCGCCTAAAAATATCCCTGAGCAAAAAACCAAAGCGCGTTTGCAGGAGATTTTGCTGGTCGCGCCGCAGGTTCTGGGTATTGCGCCTGAAAATGTCGCCCTCAAAGTTCGTGAAGTTAAAAAGGGAAAGAACCAGTACGAAAAGGTATCCAGGCAAAACAAAATGCTGGAAGTGCAAGAGAATGGCGCGAAGTTTCTGGTAAACCTGTTTGACTATCTCGATACAGGTTTGTTTCTCGACCATCGCGATACCCGCTGTATAGTTCGCGACATGAGTAAAGGCAAGCGAGTTCTCAATCTGTTTTCTTACACCGGCTCAGTTTCTGTTTACGCCGCACTGGGCGGAGCACAATCCGTTACCACTGTGGACATGTCGAATACTTATCTGGATTGGGCAAAGCAAAACTTTGAGTTAAACAAGTTGCGTGGCAAATATCAGTTTATCAAAGCGGATGTGACAACCTGGCTGGAACAAAACCGGGAAAAATACGATTTGATTTTTATTGATCCGCCGTCATTTTCCAACTCCAAAAGTATGGACAACACCTGGGATGTGCAGCGAGATCATGTGACGCTATTAGCGGATGCAAAAAACAGCCTTGCTGAAAATGGAGTGATTGTATTTTCGAATAATCTGCGCAATTTTAAAATGTCTTCAGAGGTTCAGGATAAATTGGGGTTGTCAGTGACTAATATCACCGCTGAAACAATCCCTGAAGACTTCAAGCGCAATAGTAAAATTCATCATTGTTTTTTGCTGCAAGTACAATAAGAAAAGTAGTTATGAACGACCTAATTCTATATTCAGGCACAGATTGTCATTTGTGTGATCTGGCCAAAGAAATGCTGGACCAACAAGGTGTAAACAGCCAGCAGCTGACCCAAATTAATGTCAAAGAACAACGAGAGTATTACCACCAATACGGTGCCAGGATCCCGGTACTCAAAAAGGTCTCCACCGGGGAAGAGCTGGGCTGGCCATTTGAACCAGAGCAATTACAGGAGTTTATAGGCTAATGTTACTGCAGTTAAAAGATGCCTGTATAGCATTTGGCCATAAACCCCTGGTGGAGAAAGGCAACCTTACCTTAAATCCTGGTGAACGCATGTGTTTGGTGGGGAGAAATGGTACCGGAAAGTCCACATTACTTAAGTTAATCGCTGGACAACAGCCATTAGATGATGGCCAGCGAATCGTTAATGCGGAAACGGTCATTGCCGTGCTACCTCAAGATCCGCCTGCACTGGCAAATATTTCGGTGTTTGACTATATTGCCGAAGGTTTGCAAGAGATTGGTGAGTTGATTAAGCAATACCATGAAGTTGTTAATGTAGTGGCAGAGGATCCGTCAGAGCAAAATCTGGCGACGCTTGACGGCTTGCAAAAACAGCTGGACGCGAAACAAGGTTGGCAATTGGAACAGCGCATTGAGCAAGTTATTTCCCTATTGCAGTTGGATGCGGATGCCACGCTAGAATCACTTTCAGGTGGTTGGCGACGCAAAGCGGCTCTGGCGAAAGCCCTGGTACGCAAACCCGATATTTTGTTATTAGATGAGCCGACTAACCATTTGGATATTGAGATGATCAATTGGCTCGAAAACCAGTTAATGGATTACCAAGGGGCGATGGTATTTGTTAGTCACGATAGGGCCTTTATTCGCAGAGTGGCCAACAAAATTGTTGATCTCGACAGAGGTGTGTTAACCGAATATCCCGGTGATTATGCAAAATACCTTGTAAAAAAAGCGGAAGACCTTGAAGTACAGGCCACACAAGATGCTCTTTTTGATAAGAGACTTAGCCAGGAAGAAACCTGGATTCGACAAGGGATAAAAGCGCGACGCACTCGCAATGAAGGACGGGTTAGAGCGCTGAAAGCGATGCGTGACGAATATGCGCAGCGTCGCAAGGTGCAAGGCAATGCTAGCATTCAATTAAGTGACGGCCAAAAATCCGGTAAGCGCGTGTTCGAAGCAAAGGGCTTGAGTTACAGTATTGATGGCACACCTTTGGTGAATAACCTGGATTTACAGGTGATGCGCGGAGATAAACTCGCATTGGTAGGGCCAAATGGCTGCGGCAAGAGTACTCTCATCAAACTCCTTTTAGGACAACTCACGCCGGACAAAGGTAGTGTTCGCCAGGGCACTAATCTGGAAATTGCTTATTTTGATCAACATCGAGAACAGCTTGATCCTGATAAAGCGGTTATTGATGTTGTGGCAGATGGCAAACGAGAGATTGATCTTAATGGTCGCAGTCGCCACGTTATCAGCTATTTGCAAGATTTTTTGTTTTCACCTGAACGAGTGCAATCGCCAGTATCTTCATTATCTGGTGGAGAAAAAAATCGATTGTTGTTAGCCAAGATCCTGTCCAAACCCGGCAATTTATTGATTTTGGATGAACCCACCAACGATCTGGATGTAGAAACGCTGGAACTGCTGGAAGAGACGCTTAGCAATTATCAAGGAACATTGATCCTGGTTAGCCATGATCGTGAATTTGTGGATAATGTGGTAACGTCTAGCTGCTTTTTTGAGGGGCAGGGACAGATTCAGCAATTTGTCGGCGGTTATGAAGAGATTAAGCGCTGGTATGGCGAACAGGAAAAAAATCGAAAATCTGCTGTAAAGGTTGAAACTTCTGCCAGTTCCGAGAGTCGAAAAACCGTTTCGAGCGGCACGAAAAACAAAAAGCTCAGTTACAAATTGCAATTGGAATTAGATGAGTTACCTGAAAAACTGGAGTCATTGGAAAATAAAGTCCAGGAATATCAGGAACTCATTAGTGAGCCAGCCTTTTACAATCGTGAGGCGAAAGAGGTGTCCGATACCTTGAGTTTGTTAGCCGAGACAGAACAACAATTGGAACAAGCCTATGCCAGATGGGATGAGCTTGAGAGTATGAAACAGGAAGCAACGAATTAATGAAATATTTTAAGTTAGCCAAAGTCGCATTAGTATCCTTGGCGGTTTTCTCACAGTCTTCGCAAGGGGCTTTGTATCAGATTTCTGAGG includes these proteins:
- the pyrD gene encoding quinone-dependent dihydroorotate dehydrogenase — protein: MYWLAQKLLFNLDAEVSHDLTINFLKRSQNTPLQGLYQQSVANKPCQFVGLDLPNPLGLAAGLDKNGECIDAFAAMGFGFIEVGTVTPKPQAGNDKPRLFRLKDAQAIINRMGFNNKGVDYLVEQVKQAQYKGVLGINIGKNKVTPEEQALDDYLICMRKVYEHASYITINISSPNTPGLRNLQYGEALEALLAGIKTEQQVLRDKHGKQVPVLVKIAPDLTNEEILGIADSLKKSQVEGVIATNTTITREGVEGLRWAKEAGGLSGSPLTQKSQSVTEQLAEALAGEIPIMGVGGIDSADAAKNRLAAGAQVLQVYSSFIYQGPQLIKDIVEGI
- a CDS encoding cell division protein ZapC domain-containing protein → MTFPIPDSRWHWLVQDATSELVLDVGDGQPIATAISCRHLRDKGLQTASFSVAQTQLYMELLENPALTPLQENDGFAFLILINAIAAAFFHKEVAAKNWHYQVNALSKQTFAAHELAAVESKYAQCDVLLLSQHGAFFNCLLLQALQLDEQKHLPMFTLIKVSDDRLFDFSGQCLTQFG
- the rlmKL gene encoding bifunctional 23S rRNA (guanine(2069)-N(7))-methyltransferase RlmK/23S rRNA (guanine(2445)-N(2))-methyltransferase RlmL; its protein translation is MHKILITSALGLEDLLVTEIQGLLPHLECQKKPGQVLTAAELQDIYTLCLWSRLANRVLLQLTYGKIETGDDLYRLASEVDWSKHFGLRDTFAVDFYGSNKEIRNTQFGALKIKDAIVDKFLETQSVRPNVDKNNPDIRIQGRIHRDNAAIYLDMSGGSLHLRHYRQETGPAPIRENLAFAMLMRSGWTQNTEQPLCDPMCGSGTIAIEAALYKANIAPGLQRKRWGFSHWLKHNDAQWKVIQSTALKRQKSPSIGIYAGEISHKLISIAKQNAKAAGVDEFIQFTHKDATEYVPACDKPGYLVSNPPYGERLSDFNRLLPIFQQWGTWLKQHYANWHLALLTSNRELLKQMKLASSRSYKLKNANLDCELVLFHMVDRNLAELQHEAKLDGDFANRLKKNWDKTKRWLKKQNTECYRIYDADLPEYNVAIDRYGDGLVIQEYAAPKNIPEQKTKARLQEILLVAPQVLGIAPENVALKVREVKKGKNQYEKVSRQNKMLEVQENGAKFLVNLFDYLDTGLFLDHRDTRCIVRDMSKGKRVLNLFSYTGSVSVYAALGGAQSVTTVDMSNTYLDWAKQNFELNKLRGKYQFIKADVTTWLEQNREKYDLIFIDPPSFSNSKSMDNTWDVQRDHVTLLADAKNSLAENGVIVFSNNLRNFKMSSEVQDKLGLSVTNITAETIPEDFKRNSKIHHCFLLQVQ
- a CDS encoding glutaredoxin family protein produces the protein MNDLILYSGTDCHLCDLAKEMLDQQGVNSQQLTQINVKEQREYYHQYGARIPVLKKVSTGEELGWPFEPEQLQEFIG
- the uup gene encoding ATP-binding cassette ATPase Uup, translated to MLLQLKDACIAFGHKPLVEKGNLTLNPGERMCLVGRNGTGKSTLLKLIAGQQPLDDGQRIVNAETVIAVLPQDPPALANISVFDYIAEGLQEIGELIKQYHEVVNVVAEDPSEQNLATLDGLQKQLDAKQGWQLEQRIEQVISLLQLDADATLESLSGGWRRKAALAKALVRKPDILLLDEPTNHLDIEMINWLENQLMDYQGAMVFVSHDRAFIRRVANKIVDLDRGVLTEYPGDYAKYLVKKAEDLEVQATQDALFDKRLSQEETWIRQGIKARRTRNEGRVRALKAMRDEYAQRRKVQGNASIQLSDGQKSGKRVFEAKGLSYSIDGTPLVNNLDLQVMRGDKLALVGPNGCGKSTLIKLLLGQLTPDKGSVRQGTNLEIAYFDQHREQLDPDKAVIDVVADGKREIDLNGRSRHVISYLQDFLFSPERVQSPVSSLSGGEKNRLLLAKILSKPGNLLILDEPTNDLDVETLELLEETLSNYQGTLILVSHDREFVDNVVTSSCFFEGQGQIQQFVGGYEEIKRWYGEQEKNRKSAVKVETSASSESRKTVSSGTKNKKLSYKLQLELDELPEKLESLENKVQEYQELISEPAFYNREAKEVSDTLSLLAETEQQLEQAYARWDELESMKQEATN